The proteins below come from a single Parageobacillus thermoglucosidasius genomic window:
- a CDS encoding aminopeptidase: MNNWEQNLEKYAALAVQVGVNVQKGQTLFVNAPLEAAPLVRKIARKAYEAGAKHVYVEWHDEDLTYIKFKHAPDEAFLEYPTWRAKGMEQLAEEGAAFLSIYSPNPDLLKDIDPKRVATANKTASKALSNYRSALMADKNCWSLISVPTLAWAQKIFPNASEEEAISKLWDAIFRVTRVDTDDPIQAWQQHNDKLAKIVDYLNDKQYKQLIYEAPGTNLTIELVENHVWHGGAAVSQSGIRFNPNIPTEEVYTMPHKDGVNGTVRNTKPLNYNGNLIDGFTLTFKNGKVVDFTAEKGYEILKHLLDTDEGARRLGEVALVPHQSPISASNLIFYNTLFDENAACHLALGKAYPTNIQNGTAMSKEELDKHGVNDSLIHEDFMIGSAELNIDGVTKDGKREPIFRNGNWALEWK, encoded by the coding sequence ATGAATAACTGGGAGCAAAACTTGGAAAAATACGCGGCACTTGCTGTCCAAGTCGGGGTCAACGTGCAAAAAGGGCAAACGCTTTTTGTCAACGCTCCGCTGGAAGCTGCTCCGCTCGTGCGGAAAATCGCCAGAAAAGCATACGAAGCCGGCGCAAAGCATGTATATGTGGAATGGCATGACGAAGATCTTACATACATCAAATTTAAACATGCTCCAGACGAAGCGTTCTTGGAATATCCAACGTGGCGGGCGAAAGGAATGGAACAGCTTGCCGAAGAAGGAGCAGCATTTTTATCGATTTATTCGCCAAATCCGGATTTACTGAAAGATATCGATCCGAAACGAGTCGCAACAGCCAATAAAACCGCATCTAAAGCATTGAGCAATTATCGCAGCGCTTTAATGGCCGATAAAAACTGTTGGTCGCTCATTTCCGTCCCAACGCTAGCATGGGCGCAAAAAATATTTCCAAACGCAAGCGAAGAAGAAGCAATCTCCAAACTTTGGGATGCGATTTTCCGCGTCACCCGCGTCGACACGGACGATCCGATTCAAGCATGGCAGCAGCATAACGACAAGCTTGCGAAAATCGTTGATTATTTAAACGATAAACAATATAAACAGCTCATCTACGAAGCGCCGGGAACGAACTTAACGATCGAACTTGTCGAAAACCATGTTTGGCACGGTGGGGCTGCTGTCAGCCAAAGCGGAATTCGTTTTAATCCAAACATTCCGACAGAAGAGGTATATACGATGCCGCATAAAGACGGTGTTAACGGAACGGTGCGCAATACAAAACCGCTTAATTATAACGGCAACCTTATCGACGGATTTACCCTTACATTTAAAAATGGAAAAGTCGTTGATTTCACTGCAGAAAAAGGATATGAAATATTAAAACATTTATTGGATACGGACGAAGGTGCGCGCCGATTAGGGGAAGTCGCGCTCGTCCCGCATCAATCCCCGATTTCGGCATCAAACTTAATTTTCTATAACACATTATTCGATGAAAACGCGGCATGCCATTTGGCGCTCGGAAAAGCATACCCGACTAACATTCAAAACGGAACAGCCATGTCCAAAGAAGAATTAGACAAACATGGCGTCAACGATAGTCTCATTCATGAAGATTTTATGATCGGCTCTGCCGAATTAAACATCGACGGCGTCACGAAAGACGGCAAGCGCGAGCCGATTTTCCGCAACGGAAATTGGGCGTTGGAATGGAAGTAA
- a CDS encoding dynamin family protein, whose translation MTLENQLIKKRFYETLIEANETNPVRVLGEAFQAGHKDGEADISTIRFAQGEVYFHNKDYEAAIFKWENVHNDLEPWAKKNIADCYYELGQLSTAEEIYQSIDTESSVLQSEIALQLFSLYIDEGSLEKADQVIKKAVSFNPDYPNVTDIARAFFEKHKDWKSAIELAAAEAIRTESPQWFDILKTYAEQGLTNIFEPHYFSKCLVALHRVDQARFEQMVQALWNGYKNEHSYFSWLREFNHLFFDLDTSRKQSWKDLSALYQEAYFELIDGKYLIKELEEIIPSLLTNWLRIADNSHVLFASAAVLAWSEKFPSSISPGVVDDAESLIFRSRNEVDGLEYSLTLFDSIVKWAEAQHVNPSHRFRWLIRELVDFETHHLLVAGTSGNGKSAFINSVLGENIQTAPTSSVIVFKGDEETEIRKISDEELTAFSSFDEFQEAADRRLNKAFDNAIIEFSLPAPMLQENRLALVDTPGFSDRNGMEEVLKYLHFADSLLFVLDANDPFTEKEQEILMQIREYAPHLPIHFLLNKIDEIYDEHEAASIVEDTRSRVRAYVPGARVFAYSSRLRSRKQQNELAEFLKNLSQPIAEDERMEKILIFIRQLISHLLDKRAEMENSLAESIKWNEEMATKLSGAIHQVTDLKEEKARIITRTFHKVLEEIRADLSENIPKILRETSDVIQEDSDFRKIHLELNDEMNRRVHAYVNDKVLPKLYHSLQEWILTANDELNHCQFFLDEISDGFNAMYGEERLKLNCDFKVLDDWRRDAERMTSGMQVEKVNIVLRRTPYQILLKGAGKLLGAFQQNNAMLYNKYKQFVENQDYLEVTESIVSKLLLQFELFAKSLERDISLFFRDPFAVLNQTVEETKKEIAEKEEELERMRANPETYRDPLTLFEVKLRQYEWIAVSAKKVFQA comes from the coding sequence ATGACGTTAGAAAATCAACTGATAAAAAAAAGATTTTATGAAACGTTGATAGAAGCGAATGAAACAAATCCTGTCCGTGTCCTTGGAGAAGCTTTTCAAGCCGGGCATAAAGATGGGGAAGCTGATATTTCCACGATCCGTTTTGCCCAAGGAGAAGTATATTTTCATAACAAAGATTATGAAGCGGCGATTTTCAAATGGGAAAACGTCCATAATGACTTAGAACCGTGGGCGAAGAAAAATATAGCGGATTGTTATTATGAACTCGGACAATTATCCACCGCTGAAGAAATTTATCAATCCATTGATACGGAAAGCAGTGTCTTGCAATCAGAAATTGCGTTGCAATTATTTTCGCTTTACATAGACGAAGGCAGTCTTGAAAAAGCGGATCAAGTCATAAAAAAAGCGGTGTCCTTTAATCCAGACTATCCGAATGTGACGGACATTGCGCGTGCCTTTTTCGAAAAGCACAAGGATTGGAAAAGCGCCATTGAACTGGCTGCCGCTGAAGCGATCCGGACGGAATCTCCGCAATGGTTTGATATTTTAAAAACTTATGCCGAACAAGGATTAACCAACATCTTTGAACCTCATTATTTTTCGAAATGCTTAGTCGCCCTGCACCGGGTGGATCAGGCAAGGTTTGAACAGATGGTTCAGGCATTATGGAATGGTTACAAAAATGAGCATTCTTATTTTTCGTGGCTGCGGGAATTTAATCATCTTTTCTTCGATCTGGATACAAGCCGGAAACAGTCTTGGAAAGATCTATCAGCACTTTATCAGGAAGCTTATTTTGAATTGATCGATGGAAAGTATTTAATCAAAGAACTCGAGGAGATTATTCCGAGCCTCTTAACGAACTGGCTCAGAATAGCCGATAATTCTCATGTTTTATTTGCTTCCGCAGCGGTTTTGGCATGGAGCGAGAAATTTCCATCCAGCATAAGCCCTGGGGTGGTCGATGATGCCGAAAGTCTTATTTTCCGGTCCCGCAATGAGGTAGACGGTTTGGAATACAGCTTGACATTATTCGATTCCATTGTCAAATGGGCCGAAGCGCAGCATGTTAATCCAAGCCACCGCTTTAGATGGCTCATCCGAGAACTGGTTGATTTTGAAACACATCATTTATTGGTAGCTGGAACTTCCGGGAATGGAAAATCTGCTTTTATCAATTCAGTCCTCGGAGAAAATATCCAAACTGCTCCGACGTCTTCCGTCATTGTATTTAAGGGGGATGAGGAGACGGAGATTAGAAAAATATCCGATGAAGAATTAACCGCATTTTCCAGTTTCGATGAATTCCAGGAGGCAGCAGATAGACGGCTGAATAAGGCTTTTGATAATGCGATTATTGAGTTTTCTCTTCCAGCGCCAATGTTGCAGGAAAACAGGCTGGCTCTTGTGGATACGCCGGGGTTTAGCGACCGTAATGGCATGGAAGAAGTGCTGAAATATCTGCATTTTGCCGACAGTTTATTATTTGTGCTTGATGCGAACGATCCGTTTACCGAAAAAGAACAAGAGATTTTGATGCAGATTCGCGAATATGCGCCTCATCTTCCAATCCATTTTCTGCTCAATAAAATCGATGAAATTTATGATGAACATGAAGCCGCCAGCATTGTGGAAGACACTCGCTCACGAGTCCGGGCATATGTTCCTGGGGCACGGGTGTTTGCCTATTCATCCCGTTTAAGAAGCAGAAAACAGCAAAATGAGCTTGCCGAGTTTTTGAAAAATTTGAGCCAGCCAATAGCGGAAGATGAGCGAATGGAAAAAATATTAATCTTTATCCGCCAATTAATCAGCCATTTATTGGATAAACGGGCGGAAATGGAAAACAGCCTGGCCGAATCCATTAAATGGAATGAAGAGATGGCCACGAAACTAAGCGGTGCCATCCATCAAGTAACGGATTTGAAAGAAGAAAAAGCGCGAATTATCACGAGAACGTTCCATAAAGTCTTGGAGGAAATCAGAGCGGATCTATCGGAAAATATTCCGAAAATTTTGCGGGAAACTTCTGATGTGATTCAAGAAGACAGTGATTTCCGTAAAATTCATCTTGAATTAAATGATGAGATGAACCGGAGAGTGCATGCTTACGTCAATGATAAGGTCTTGCCGAAGCTTTATCATTCTCTTCAGGAATGGATTTTAACGGCAAATGATGAGCTGAATCACTGTCAATTTTTCCTTGATGAAATAAGCGATGGGTTTAATGCGATGTATGGGGAAGAGCGGCTTAAGCTGAATTGCGACTTTAAAGTGCTTGATGACTGGCGCCGGGATGCAGAACGAATGACGAGCGGCATGCAAGTGGAGAAGGTGAATATTGTTCTCCGTCGTACACCGTATCAAATTTTATTGAAAGGTGCCGGCAAGCTGTTAGGAGCCTTCCAGCAAAACAATGCGATGTTGTATAACAAATATAAGCAGTTTGTTGAAAATCAGGATTATTTGGAGGTTACCGAATCCATTGTGAGCAAGCTGCTTCTGCAATTCGAATTGTTTGCGAAATCATTGGAACGGGATATTTCGCTCTTTTTCCGCGACCCGTTTGCCGTATTGAATCAAACGGTGGAAGAAACGAAAAAAGAAATCGCTGAAAAAGAAGAAGAGCTGGAGAGAATGAGGGCGAATCCGGAAACGTACCGCGATCCATTGACATTGTTTGAAGTAAAACTTCGCCAATACGAGTGGATTGCCGTTTCCGCAAAAAAAGTTTTTCAAGCATAA
- a CDS encoding DUF445 domain-containing protein has translation MISKKSKQPKKSKRLASFSLAVMGAGFVATIPFQGSHLGNLLQGGFEAGLVGGLADWFAVTALFRHPLGVPIPHTALLPKNRQRITKALVSTLENDWLSKESIRSKIKQIHLTEKLLSVLEKEIYSDSVKRGAVSLIAQMIGHIPVEKVAPFVEKEIKSSVRSIEINAVLPFAIDQVLIREYDEKSFDYLLDKAEEWIKERDTKNQLGNLAIRVLDNIELDGFLRFALKSFQNLLNEEKLGSILQNLLLSVVSNLRQKDDPNRKALLLHVRKELQNIKDNKELLGEIENWKDHLIDRWEPAEKITEILQRAQQKALAFVQDGKFTDTYLLPFLTRLLNDLQKNPEKLHIIENWIQKQIIHLVEENHSKIGQLVQENLDKLDNETLIHMMENKIGTDLQWIRVNGAVCGFIIGILLTEIKALI, from the coding sequence ATGATATCTAAAAAGTCAAAGCAGCCAAAGAAATCAAAGCGCTTAGCAAGTTTTTCGCTTGCGGTTATGGGAGCTGGTTTTGTTGCAACCATTCCTTTCCAAGGATCGCATCTTGGAAACTTACTGCAAGGAGGCTTTGAAGCGGGGCTTGTGGGCGGATTGGCTGACTGGTTTGCTGTTACTGCCTTATTCCGCCATCCATTGGGGGTGCCTATTCCCCATACGGCGCTTTTGCCTAAAAACCGGCAAAGAATAACGAAAGCGCTTGTCTCAACGCTTGAAAATGACTGGCTTTCCAAAGAAAGTATAAGAAGTAAAATCAAACAAATCCATTTAACAGAAAAATTGTTGTCTGTCCTTGAGAAAGAGATTTATTCAGATTCTGTGAAAAGGGGCGCTGTGTCACTCATCGCACAAATGATCGGCCATATTCCTGTTGAAAAAGTTGCTCCTTTTGTGGAAAAAGAAATAAAGTCTTCTGTTCGTTCCATTGAAATAAATGCTGTCCTTCCGTTTGCCATCGATCAAGTGCTTATTCGTGAATATGACGAAAAGTCGTTCGATTACCTTCTTGACAAAGCAGAAGAGTGGATAAAGGAAAGGGACACAAAGAATCAGCTTGGCAATCTAGCAATACGGGTACTTGACAATATAGAGTTAGACGGTTTTTTGCGGTTTGCATTAAAGTCTTTCCAAAATCTTTTGAATGAAGAAAAACTCGGCAGCATACTGCAAAACCTTCTCCTTAGTGTTGTTAGCAATTTGCGCCAAAAAGACGATCCGAACAGGAAAGCTTTACTTTTACATGTTCGTAAGGAATTGCAAAATATAAAAGACAATAAAGAGTTGTTGGGAGAAATTGAAAATTGGAAGGACCATCTTATTGACAGATGGGAGCCTGCTGAAAAAATAACCGAAATCTTGCAGAGAGCTCAGCAGAAAGCGTTGGCCTTTGTGCAAGACGGCAAATTTACGGACACGTATCTTCTTCCCTTTTTAACACGCTTACTGAATGATCTACAAAAAAATCCAGAAAAACTCCATATCATAGAAAACTGGATACAAAAGCAAATCATTCATCTTGTTGAAGAGAATCATTCCAAAATCGGCCAACTTGTACAGGAGAATCTGGATAAGCTGGATAATGAAACGCTTATTCATATGATGGAAAACAAGATTGGAACAGACTTGCAGTGGATTCGGGTGAATGGAGCGGTTTGTGGTTTTATTATCGGAATTTTGTTAACAGAAATCAAAGCCTTGATTTAA
- a CDS encoding flavin monoamine oxidase family protein: MSNYIYPELSADQMISTIRNGLPKTKIPKKIIIIGAGMAGLVAASLLKQAGHDITILEASDRVGGRVYTLRSDFMYDQYLEAGAMRIPHIHFLTLEYIQKFRLPVNRFINESPNDIIYVRGIKTRLKIYEKNPDILGFPVAPHERGKTATELLQSAIKPVIDFISKNPRNNWPLVVKELDKYSMDAYLRYNPFGTKLSPGAIDMVKVLLSLEGFPELSFLEALRELMILFTPNISFYEITGGNDQLPKAFVPQLKENIMFGQKVRKIVQHNNQVTIHSVHTKILEPFQITGDLAIVTIPFSVLQFVEIEPRDSFSYNKWKAIRELHYVGSTKTGIQFKNRFWEKEGMYGGKTVSDLPVTYTQYPSHDLGTSGPGVVLASYTWEDNAIPWDSLSAENRLEYALKNLATLHGKQIYREFETGVSHSWVRYPYSGGAFTMFKPEQATELSPHISSPEGRVHFAGEHASTTHGWIQGAIESGIRVAYEVNDLPKTFFQN; the protein is encoded by the coding sequence ATGTCAAATTACATATATCCTGAGTTATCCGCAGATCAAATGATTTCCACCATCAGAAATGGGCTTCCAAAAACCAAAATTCCTAAGAAAATTATCATTATTGGCGCAGGCATGGCAGGATTAGTGGCAGCCTCTTTGCTTAAGCAAGCTGGGCATGATATTACTATTCTTGAAGCTTCGGACAGGGTAGGGGGCCGTGTCTATACGTTGCGATCTGATTTTATGTATGATCAGTACCTGGAAGCAGGTGCGATGCGTATTCCTCACATTCATTTTTTAACTTTGGAATATATACAAAAGTTCCGCCTTCCGGTTAATCGGTTTATCAATGAGTCTCCTAACGACATTATTTATGTTAGAGGAATAAAAACTCGTTTAAAGATATACGAAAAGAATCCTGACATTTTGGGCTTTCCGGTAGCTCCGCATGAAAGAGGGAAAACCGCTACGGAGTTGCTTCAATCCGCAATAAAGCCCGTAATCGATTTTATCAGCAAAAACCCGCGAAACAATTGGCCTTTGGTCGTAAAAGAATTAGATAAATACTCGATGGATGCTTATTTGCGATATAACCCGTTTGGAACTAAGTTATCTCCGGGTGCCATCGATATGGTTAAAGTACTTCTTTCATTAGAAGGATTTCCGGAGCTTTCTTTCCTAGAAGCGTTGCGCGAACTAATGATTTTGTTTACTCCTAATATCTCCTTCTATGAAATCACGGGTGGCAATGACCAACTTCCTAAAGCATTTGTCCCACAATTGAAAGAGAATATCATGTTCGGACAAAAAGTAAGGAAAATTGTCCAGCACAACAACCAAGTAACCATTCATTCGGTCCATACAAAAATTTTGGAGCCATTTCAAATTACCGGTGATCTTGCAATTGTGACCATTCCTTTTTCTGTCTTACAATTTGTTGAAATCGAACCGCGCGACTCTTTTTCTTATAACAAATGGAAGGCGATTCGGGAACTTCACTATGTGGGATCAACAAAGACAGGCATCCAGTTTAAAAACAGGTTTTGGGAGAAGGAAGGCATGTATGGCGGAAAAACCGTTTCTGATCTTCCTGTTACATATACTCAATACCCGAGCCATGACCTTGGCACATCAGGACCTGGGGTTGTTTTAGCTAGTTATACATGGGAAGATAATGCTATACCATGGGATAGTTTAAGCGCTGAAAATCGTTTGGAATACGCCTTAAAAAACTTGGCCACTCTCCATGGTAAACAAATATATCGTGAATTTGAAACAGGAGTGAGCCACAGCTGGGTCCGGTATCCCTACTCTGGTGGAGCTTTCACGATGTTTAAACCAGAGCAGGCAACTGAGTTATCTCCCCATATTTCTTCACCCGAAGGAAGAGTTCATTTCGCTGGCGAACATGCCTCCACTACCCACGGTTGGATCCAAGGTGCAATCGAATCCGGAATACGTGTCGCATATGAAGTGAATGATTTGCCAAAAACTTTCTTTCAGAACTAA
- a CDS encoding Hsp20/alpha crystallin family protein yields MALIPYDPFHHLETMRRDLNRFFATDFPSLFSHMEDHIRMPRMDMHETETEYVVSCDLPGLEKKEDVHIDVHNNILTISGTVQRHQNIKEEQMHRRERFFGRFQRSITLPSDAATDNIKATYKNGVLDIHIPKTTSGPKKRVDIEFH; encoded by the coding sequence ATGGCTTTAATTCCTTACGATCCATTTCACCATCTCGAAACAATGCGTAGAGATCTGAACCGATTTTTCGCAACAGATTTTCCGTCTCTCTTTTCGCATATGGAAGATCATATCAGAATGCCGCGCATGGATATGCACGAAACAGAAACCGAATATGTCGTCTCCTGCGATCTTCCGGGCTTGGAGAAAAAAGAAGACGTGCATATCGACGTACACAACAATATTTTAACCATTAGCGGAACTGTCCAGCGCCACCAAAACATAAAAGAAGAACAAATGCATCGCCGGGAACGCTTTTTCGGCCGTTTTCAACGTTCTATTACGCTGCCATCCGATGCAGCGACAGACAACATAAAAGCGACATATAAAAACGGCGTGCTCGATATTCACATCCCAAAAACAACATCCGGTCCGAAAAAGCGCGTCGATATCGAATTTCATTAA